A region of the Pseudarthrobacter sp. MM222 genome:
CTCACCGTGGCAAAGGGGATCGGACCCTCCCTCGCCGAGGCGATCGTGCGACACTTCGGCCAGGAGGACGCGGCCGGGCCCCCCGCCCTGCAGGCCATCAACATGACGACCGGCGAAATCCTGGAAACTTAGCTAGCACCGGCAAACTTAGCTAGGGTAAGGACTTGGGAAACGGCACGTCCGTCGGCACAAATGGCGCCGACCGGATGGCCGCGACAAAGAATTGCACAGCAGAACGGGGCTTCACAGATGGCAGAGTCGACGGCGGGATCCGGCACGGAAACGGACGGCATGACTCCGGTCAAACCCGATGAGGCGGAACTGCTCGTGGTGACCGGCATGTCGGGAGCGGGCCGCAGCACGGCCTCGGACGCGCTGGAGGACCACGGCTGGTACGTCGTGGAGAACCTGCCGCCGCAGATGCTCGGCACGCTCGCCGAGCTGGTTTCCCACGCGCCCCGCTCCATCTCCAAACTCGCCGTGGTGATGGACGTCCGGAGCAAGGAGCTGTTCGCTGACATCCGCGCCGCCCTCCGCGCGCTCGAGGCCAGTGGCGTCACCTTCCGGGTGCTCTTCCTCGACGCGGACGACGGCGTCCTGGTCCGCCGCTTCGAACAGGGCCGCCGCCCGCACCCGCTGCAGGGCGGCGGCAGGATCCTCGACGGCATCGCCGCCGAGCGCGAACTGCTCCACGAACTCCGGACTTCTGCCGATATCGTCCTGGACACCTCGGCCCTGAACGTGCACGGACTGGCCACCGCCATCACTGAGCTGTTCAGCGACACCGGACCGGTGGCGCTGCGCCTGAACGTCATGAGCTTCGGTTTCAAGTACGGCCTGCCGGTGGACGCGAACTTCGTGGCGGACGCCCGCTTCATCCCCAACCCGCACTGGGTTCCGGCGCTGCGCCCGCACACCGGCCTGGACAAGGACGTCAGCGACTACGTGCTCGAGGCCCAGGGGGTCAGCAACTTCGTGGAGCGCTACGTCCTGGCCCTCGAACCGGTGTTGGACGGCTACCGCCGTGAGAACAAGCACTACGCCACGATTGCGATCGGCTGCACCGGAGGAAAGCACCGCTCGGTCGCCGTCGCCGTCGAGCTTTCCCGCCGCCTCGCGCAATACCCGCGCGTCACCGTGACCACGACGCACCGGGACCTGGGCCGGGAATAATGGCGCTGCTCACCGGCCCCCTGCCGCTCGTCCCGCCGGCCAGTCCTGCCTTCGCCAGCCAGCAGGACAAAGGCCCCTCCGTGGTCGCGCTCGGCGGCGGCCACGGCCTCTCCGCCTCACTGTCGGCCCTGCGCCTGCTTACCTCGGAACTGACCGCCATCGTCACAGTGGCGGACGACGGCGGATCCTCGGGGCGCCTGCGCGAGGAGTACGGCGTCCTCCCGCCCGGAGACCTGCGGATGGCGCTGTCCGCCCTGTGCGACGATACCGACTGGGGCCGCACCTGGCGCGATGTCATGCAGCACCGGTTCCAGCCCGGCAAGGGCCGCGGCGGCTCCCTCGACGACCACGCCATGGGCAACCTGCTGATCGTGACCCTTTGGGAGCTCCTCGGCGACACCGTGGCAGGCCTCAAATGGGCCGGCGCCCTGCTGGGCGCCCGCGGCGAGGTCCTGCCGATGTCCAGCGTTCCGCTCACCATCGAGGGCCAGATCCGGGTCACTGCCCCCGACGGCACCTCGGTGCTGCAAACCCTTCGCGGTCAGGCTAAATGCGCGGTCGCCGGTTCGCTGGAGCACGTCCGGCTGCTGCCCGCGGACGCCCCGGCCTGCCTGGAGGCCCTCACGGCCATTGAACTCGCGGACTGGGTCATCCTGGGTCCGGGCTCCTGGTACACGTCCGTGCTGCCGCACCTGCTCCTGCCGGAAATGCGGGAAGCGCTCTGCAACACCCAGGCGCGGCGCTGCCTCACGATGAACCTGGCGACGGACACCAAGGAAACCATGGGCATGACCGCCGCGGACCACCTCCGCGTGCTGCGCCAGTACGCGCCGGACTTCTCGATCGACGTCGTCCTGGCCGATCCGGCGTCGGTCCCGGACCTTCGCGAGTTCGAGCAGGCGGCCGGGATGCTCGGTGCCGAGGTCGTCTTGGGTAAAGTGGGGGCGTCGAGCCGCCGGCCGATCCACGACCCGTTGCGTCTGGCCACGGCGTACCACGACATTTTCGGGAACAGTTAGGAAAGGTGCCATGGCACTGACAGCATCAGTCAAGGAAGAACTCTCCCGGCTGGACATCAAGAAGTCCTCCGTCCGGAAGGCTGAAGTGTCGGCCATGCTCCGCTTCGCCGGCGGACTGCACATCATCTCCGGCCGGATCGTGATCGAGGCGGAAGTGGACCTCGCCTCGACGGCCCGCCGGCTACGCGCCGCCATCGCAGAGGTTTACGGACACCAGAGCGAGATCATTGTGGTCTCCGGCGGCGGAC
Encoded here:
- the rapZ gene encoding RNase adapter RapZ → MAESTAGSGTETDGMTPVKPDEAELLVVTGMSGAGRSTASDALEDHGWYVVENLPPQMLGTLAELVSHAPRSISKLAVVMDVRSKELFADIRAALRALEASGVTFRVLFLDADDGVLVRRFEQGRRPHPLQGGGRILDGIAAERELLHELRTSADIVLDTSALNVHGLATAITELFSDTGPVALRLNVMSFGFKYGLPVDANFVADARFIPNPHWVPALRPHTGLDKDVSDYVLEAQGVSNFVERYVLALEPVLDGYRRENKHYATIAIGCTGGKHRSVAVAVELSRRLAQYPRVTVTTTHRDLGRE
- a CDS encoding gluconeogenesis factor YvcK family protein; protein product: MALLTGPLPLVPPASPAFASQQDKGPSVVALGGGHGLSASLSALRLLTSELTAIVTVADDGGSSGRLREEYGVLPPGDLRMALSALCDDTDWGRTWRDVMQHRFQPGKGRGGSLDDHAMGNLLIVTLWELLGDTVAGLKWAGALLGARGEVLPMSSVPLTIEGQIRVTAPDGTSVLQTLRGQAKCAVAGSLEHVRLLPADAPACLEALTAIELADWVILGPGSWYTSVLPHLLLPEMREALCNTQARRCLTMNLATDTKETMGMTAADHLRVLRQYAPDFSIDVVLADPASVPDLREFEQAAGMLGAEVVLGKVGASSRRPIHDPLRLATAYHDIFGNS